The following coding sequences are from one Myxococcales bacterium window:
- a CDS encoding HAMP domain-containing protein has translation MKLRAKFMITAVAVCAVPMAIAGYFAGRIGQDAIRRSIEAQEQTVAVQVADYVAAEMAAVADTLRVQSRVLDLTQKGTEAPTPERLQKFLQFVYHQKEVFSVVGVYDERGTPLAPPAFQERPRDNAALGRHDAMTADDAAEVPKRAPLAEALAHNVATGEVFLAGRDASPQLIVALRYEPMPDEAPQLILAMVSLRPLARYLRELETADRRLMLLDRASRVVASSDRESQTALEPRLFPNGLPGTLPERPFVAAYPSQDGTRVVGAFAPANPFHLGVATERPLSQAMEPVTRMGFATVYWVSISGVLAALVAAWLGRNLSRRIIDLGSAARAVSQGRLDTQLQVRTRDEIGDLAKAFNAMTTSLDAARAEILRQTREIKNWNRNLEQRVAEKTRELQQAQDVLLRSRSLAAIGVLGSGVAHEINNPLAGVLGLSQLMLADMPEDHPWRPMVEDVEGQALRIRHIVANLLRLSQRQAGEDFRLVDLSRVIDDALELASPSSLADAHIVIDKRVVSPSPPIRGSAFQLQAAIIHIIKNARVAMEDGGGTLTLETSLPAAKLLCLRVSDTGRGIKPEHLPRIFDPFFTTKQKWDETGMGLAVVHKIVEDHGGQIRAESRVGYGTSFFLTFPLDEGQATLT, from the coding sequence ATGAAGCTGCGCGCGAAGTTCATGATCACGGCCGTCGCGGTCTGTGCGGTGCCCATGGCCATTGCCGGATACTTCGCAGGGCGCATCGGCCAAGATGCCATTCGGCGATCCATCGAAGCGCAAGAGCAGACCGTGGCCGTTCAGGTCGCCGATTACGTTGCGGCCGAGATGGCCGCCGTGGCCGACACCCTGCGCGTTCAGTCCCGCGTGCTCGACCTCACCCAAAAGGGCACGGAGGCCCCCACGCCGGAACGGCTCCAGAAGTTCTTGCAGTTCGTCTACCACCAAAAAGAGGTCTTCAGCGTCGTGGGCGTGTACGACGAACGAGGCACGCCGTTGGCGCCCCCGGCGTTTCAAGAGCGCCCGAGGGACAACGCCGCCCTCGGGCGGCACGACGCGATGACCGCTGACGACGCGGCCGAGGTGCCGAAGCGCGCGCCGCTGGCGGAGGCCCTGGCGCACAACGTGGCCACAGGCGAAGTGTTCCTCGCGGGACGCGACGCCAGCCCCCAGCTGATCGTGGCGTTGCGCTACGAGCCGATGCCCGACGAGGCCCCTCAGCTCATCCTGGCGATGGTCTCCCTGCGCCCGCTTGCGCGTTATCTGCGCGAGCTCGAGACCGCGGATCGCCGCCTCATGCTGCTCGATCGGGCCTCGCGCGTGGTGGCAAGCTCCGACCGAGAGAGCCAGACCGCGCTCGAACCCCGGCTGTTTCCGAACGGGTTGCCCGGCACCTTGCCCGAGCGCCCCTTCGTGGCCGCATACCCGTCGCAGGACGGCACGCGCGTGGTCGGCGCGTTCGCCCCCGCAAACCCGTTCCACCTGGGTGTGGCCACCGAGCGGCCCCTGTCGCAGGCGATGGAGCCCGTCACACGCATGGGGTTCGCCACGGTCTACTGGGTCTCAATCTCGGGCGTACTCGCCGCGCTCGTTGCGGCCTGGCTGGGGCGCAACCTCTCCCGGCGGATCATCGACCTCGGCAGCGCGGCGCGCGCCGTGTCCCAGGGGCGACTGGATACACAGCTCCAGGTCCGCACCCGCGACGAGATCGGCGATCTGGCGAAGGCCTTCAACGCGATGACCACGTCCCTCGACGCCGCGCGGGCCGAGATTTTGCGACAAACCCGCGAGATCAAGAATTGGAACCGCAACCTCGAGCAGCGGGTCGCCGAGAAGACGCGGGAGCTGCAGCAAGCACAGGACGTGTTGCTGCGATCGCGGTCGCTGGCAGCCATCGGCGTGCTGGGCTCGGGGGTGGCGCACGAGATCAACAACCCCCTCGCCGGGGTGCTGGGGCTCTCGCAGCTGATGCTGGCCGACATGCCCGAGGACCACCCCTGGCGCCCCATGGTCGAGGATGTCGAAGGCCAGGCGCTGCGCATACGCCACATCGTGGCCAACCTGTTGCGCCTGTCGCAGCGGCAAGCCGGCGAAGACTTCAGGTTGGTGGATCTGTCGCGGGTGATAGACGACGCCCTCGAGTTGGCAAGCCCTTCGTCCCTCGCAGACGCGCACATCGTGATCGACAAGCGGGTGGTGAGCCCCAGTCCGCCCATCCGCGGCAGCGCGTTTCAGCTTCAGGCCGCGATCATTCACATCATCAAAAACGCACGAGTGGCCATGGAGGACGGCGGCGGCACCCTGACGCTCGAGACCTCGTTGCCAGCGGCGAAGTTGTTGTGCCTGCGTGTTTCCGATACGGGCCGGGGCATCAAACCCGAGCATTTGCCTCGGATCTTCGATCCTTTTTTCACCACGAAACAAAAGTGGGACGAGACGGGGATGGGGCTCGCGGTGGTGCACAAGATCGTGGAAGACCATGGCGGTCAGATCCGCGCGGAGAGCCGTGTGGGGTACGGGACCAGCTTCTTTTTGACCTTTCCCCTGGACGAGGGTCAGGCGACCCTCACGTAA
- a CDS encoding IPT/TIG domain-containing protein → MGMFWPPRSPRRFAVPALGRGRPTCLRGGRLAALVAGLALAGCEPEGPQPTLARIEPQEAYSDQDTLVRLVGTQFVPPFTLDLAQDLRVPQASGFSGVVFGAGGSARLRDVVWKSPTELEAVLEAGLSGAPGYSVTVRDPRGQQATLANGFIALGADTVPPDLVIEAPTPTRLLGPGVAVRVDAVAQDFGPGKLSDLRYEIALGPRRLVDGRCALAAHGGSTRCSFDALAPPEAAPGALFRITVKAIDAGPLANQATQTLVFVLSPPPSLSAIAPASGSREGGTDVVITGKNFAPASQVRVGGALLWPDGGRMLDAQTIVGRTPPGAVGAVDVTFEGPTGTSTTAGAFTYLEALAVTDVSPGQVAAAGGTLLTIAGDGFTKDTLILFGDRPTNAVPLLDITWESPSRIRGFAPQGTGATSVWATAPGLGRARWSGTFVWTPAVEVAP, encoded by the coding sequence ATGGGCATGTTTTGGCCCCCGCGCAGCCCCCGCCGTTTTGCCGTACCTGCCCTGGGGAGGGGGCGCCCGACCTGCCTTCGCGGAGGTCGGCTCGCCGCCCTCGTGGCCGGGTTGGCGCTGGCGGGATGCGAGCCGGAGGGTCCGCAACCCACGCTCGCGAGGATCGAACCACAAGAGGCCTACAGTGACCAGGACACGCTGGTGCGGCTCGTGGGCACGCAGTTCGTACCGCCCTTCACCCTGGATTTGGCGCAGGACCTGAGGGTGCCACAAGCGAGCGGCTTTTCAGGTGTGGTCTTTGGCGCGGGGGGCTCGGCCCGCCTGCGGGACGTGGTGTGGAAGAGCCCCACGGAGCTTGAAGCCGTGCTGGAAGCGGGACTGTCAGGGGCCCCGGGCTACAGCGTGACCGTACGTGACCCGCGCGGGCAGCAAGCCACCTTGGCCAACGGATTCATCGCGCTCGGCGCCGATACGGTTCCGCCCGACCTCGTCATCGAAGCCCCCACCCCCACCAGGCTGCTCGGGCCCGGGGTGGCGGTGCGGGTGGACGCGGTGGCGCAGGACTTCGGCCCCGGCAAGCTGTCCGACCTGAGGTACGAGATTGCGCTTGGCCCTCGGCGGCTGGTCGATGGCCGCTGCGCGCTGGCGGCTCACGGGGGCAGCACCCGCTGCAGCTTCGATGCGCTCGCCCCGCCCGAGGCGGCCCCAGGCGCGCTCTTTCGCATCACCGTCAAGGCGATCGACGCAGGGCCTCTGGCGAACCAGGCGACGCAAACGCTGGTCTTCGTGCTCTCCCCGCCTCCCAGCCTCTCGGCCATCGCGCCTGCGAGCGGCAGCCGAGAGGGCGGCACGGACGTGGTCATCACGGGGAAAAACTTTGCACCTGCCAGCCAGGTGCGCGTGGGGGGCGCCCTTCTTTGGCCTGACGGAGGCCGGATGCTCGACGCACAAACGATCGTGGGCCGCACCCCCCCGGGGGCCGTGGGCGCCGTCGACGTGACGTTCGAGGGCCCCACGGGAACCTCCACGACGGCGGGGGCCTTCACCTACCTCGAGGCGCTGGCGGTGACGGACGTATCGCCGGGGCAGGTGGCGGCAGCGGGCGGGACCCTGCTCACGATCGCGGGCGACGGGTTCACGAAGGACACGTTGATCCTCTTCGGAGACCGCCCCACGAACGCCGTTCCGCTTTTGGACATCACCTGGGAGAGCCCCTCACGCATCCGTGGCTTCGCGCCGCAAGGCACGGGCGCGACCTCCGTCTGGGCCACGGCGCCCGGGCTGGGACGGGCCCGCTGGAGCGGCACGTTCGTGTGGACGCCCGCCGTGGAGGTCGCGCCATGA
- the acs gene encoding acetate--CoA ligase: protein MSNDKAGNESGSIVSISQENRKFPPPASFVGASRLSDPAVYRQMYQRSLDEPEAFWAEQARTELAWEKPFTKTLSGEMPFVRWFEDGELNVSVNCLDRHLAARGDKPAIVWEGEPGDERILTYKQLHAEVCKFAAALLAQGIGRGDRVAIYMPLIPEAAVAMLACTRIGAAHTVVFGGFSAESLRDRINDCGAKLVVTADGGYRRGKVINLKDNVDRAVAQTPSVTRVIMVNRTGGDVPMQAGRDIYWHDAVANAPETLPAASLPAEQLLFILYTSGTTGKPKGIEHTTGGYLLGTHLTSKYVFDLKEDDVYWCTADIGWITGHSYMIYGPLSNGATVVMYEGAPDAPDKDRFWSLIERRKVTVFYTAPTAIRAFIRWGDDFVTKHDLSSLRLLGSVGEPINPEAWMWYHRVIGGERCPIVDTWWQTETGAIMMTPLPGITATKPGSCTIPFFGIAPEIVHKDGTPCAANEGGFLVMRKPWPSMLRGIHGDKERFVKTYWSEMPGSYFTGDGARQDSDGYFWVMGRVDDVLNVSGHRLGTAEIESALVACEEVAEAAVVGPPHEIKGQAICAFVTVKAGVTPTDALKKKLSDQVVREIGALARPDEIRFADALPKTRSGKIMRRLLREIATGGAAVGDTTTLEDLNVLSSLAAKHSDED, encoded by the coding sequence ATGAGCAACGACAAAGCAGGCAACGAATCGGGCAGCATCGTTTCGATCTCGCAGGAAAACCGTAAGTTCCCGCCGCCGGCCTCCTTCGTGGGCGCGTCGCGCCTGTCGGATCCCGCGGTGTACCGGCAGATGTACCAACGCTCGCTCGACGAGCCGGAGGCCTTCTGGGCGGAACAAGCGCGCACGGAGCTTGCGTGGGAAAAGCCCTTCACGAAGACGCTGTCGGGCGAGATGCCCTTCGTGCGCTGGTTCGAGGATGGCGAGCTCAACGTCTCGGTGAACTGCCTGGATCGTCACCTCGCGGCTCGCGGCGACAAGCCGGCGATCGTCTGGGAAGGTGAGCCCGGCGACGAGCGCATCCTGACGTACAAACAGCTGCACGCCGAGGTGTGCAAGTTCGCGGCGGCCCTTTTGGCCCAGGGGATCGGACGGGGCGACCGCGTGGCGATCTACATGCCGCTCATCCCGGAGGCCGCCGTGGCCATGCTGGCGTGTACGCGCATCGGCGCGGCCCACACGGTGGTGTTTGGCGGCTTTTCCGCAGAATCCCTGCGCGATCGGATCAACGACTGTGGGGCCAAGCTGGTGGTCACCGCGGATGGGGGATACCGCCGCGGCAAGGTGATCAACTTGAAGGACAACGTGGATCGCGCCGTGGCCCAGACGCCCTCGGTGACCCGCGTGATCATGGTGAATCGTACGGGCGGCGACGTGCCGATGCAGGCGGGCCGGGACATCTATTGGCACGACGCCGTGGCGAACGCCCCCGAGACACTGCCTGCGGCGTCTTTGCCGGCCGAACAGCTGCTGTTCATCCTCTACACCTCTGGCACCACGGGCAAGCCCAAGGGCATCGAGCACACCACGGGCGGTTACCTGCTCGGCACGCACCTCACGTCGAAGTACGTGTTCGACCTCAAGGAGGACGACGTGTACTGGTGTACGGCCGACATCGGCTGGATCACCGGGCACAGCTACATGATCTACGGGCCCCTTTCGAACGGAGCCACCGTGGTGATGTACGAAGGCGCGCCGGACGCGCCGGACAAAGATCGCTTTTGGTCCCTCATCGAGCGGCGCAAGGTCACGGTGTTCTACACCGCGCCCACGGCGATCCGCGCCTTCATACGTTGGGGCGACGACTTCGTCACGAAGCACGACCTGTCCTCGTTGCGCCTGCTCGGCAGCGTGGGCGAGCCCATCAACCCGGAGGCTTGGATGTGGTACCACCGGGTGATCGGCGGCGAGCGCTGTCCCATCGTGGACACGTGGTGGCAGACCGAAACCGGCGCCATCATGATGACGCCGTTGCCGGGCATCACCGCCACCAAGCCTGGAAGCTGCACCATACCCTTCTTCGGCATCGCGCCCGAGATCGTGCACAAGGATGGCACGCCCTGCGCGGCCAACGAAGGCGGGTTTTTGGTGATGCGCAAGCCCTGGCCCAGCATGCTGCGCGGCATTCACGGCGACAAGGAGCGCTTCGTGAAGACCTACTGGTCCGAGATGCCGGGCTCGTACTTCACGGGCGACGGCGCCCGCCAGGATAGCGATGGATATTTCTGGGTGATGGGCCGCGTGGACGACGTGCTGAACGTCTCGGGGCATCGGCTGGGCACGGCCGAAATCGAAAGCGCCCTCGTGGCCTGCGAAGAAGTGGCCGAGGCTGCGGTGGTGGGGCCGCCCCACGAGATCAAGGGGCAAGCCATTTGTGCCTTCGTCACCGTGAAGGCCGGCGTGACGCCCACCGATGCGCTGAAAAAGAAGCTGAGCGATCAGGTGGTGAGGGAGATCGGCGCCCTGGCACGGCCTGACGAGATCCGCTTTGCCGATGCGTTGCCCAAGACCCGTTCGGGCAAGATCATGCGGCGTTTGTTGCGCGAGATCGCCACCGGTGGTGCGGCCGTGGGCGATACGACCACGCTCGAGGACCTGAACGTCTTGTCGAGCCTCGCCGCCAAGCACTCGGACGAAGACTGA